From a region of the Daphnia pulicaria isolate SC F1-1A chromosome 1, SC_F0-13Bv2, whole genome shotgun sequence genome:
- the LOC124327497 gene encoding uncharacterized protein LOC124327497 isoform X2: MMTIPMQKRRLLSVLRIIYVVSSLSLLSLTAFVVYNAEIGQWKAVTGDNKTRDNSYFCVENILDQRSFGSNEKHLPAKRSRDGKKLTAIMPEAQCKLLDYTAEHVTSCLDILQSKISLNRNNNVAATTEKNKTTLHFVFIGDSRIRQQFLNFLMIIPEYDRTMQPNPIPPFHHGQISVNSSLLQLRVSFHWQPVINNDVVNMIRQWIDPPNFIFLSMAVHHMIADIDSVSILQLYQRDLKELSLVLSQIASVSQVIWINQYPTVDFYGITRASPYGTRVTD; this comes from the exons ATGATGACGATCCCTATGCAGAAAAGGCGACTATTATCCGTGTTACGAATAATCTACGTTGTCTCGTCGCTCTCTTTGCTTTCGCTGACAGCTTTCGTTGTCTATAATGCGGAAATCGGACAGTGGAAAGCGGTGACTGGCGATAATAAGACCCGAG ACAATTCGTATTTCTGCGTGGAAAACATCCTTGATCAACGATCGTTTggttcaaatgaaaaacatttaCCCGCCAAAAGATCTCGCGACGGTAAGAAGTTAACGGCAATAATGCCCGAAGCGCAGTGCAAGTTATTGGATTACACCGCTGAACATGTAACGTCCTGCCTCGATATTCTCCAGTCTAAAATCAGcttaaatagaaataataatgttGCCGCAACTACGGAAAAGAATAAGACGACGttgcattttgttttcattggtGATTCAAGAATCCGACAGCAGTTTCTCAACTTTCTCATG ATCATTCCGGAATACGACAGGACAATGCAGCCGAATCCCATTCCGCCTTTTCACCACGGCCAAATCAGTGTTAATAGTAGCCTCCTTCAATTGCGAGTTTCGTTTCACTGGCAGCCCGTCATCAACAACGACGTCGTGAACATGATTCGCCAATGGATCGATCCACCCAATTTTATCTTTCTAa GTATGGCAGTTCATCACATGATAGCAGATATCGATTCCGTCAGCATCTTGCAATTGTACCAGCGTGATCTTAAAGAACTGAGTCTTGTTCTCTCTCAAATCGCCAGCGTCAGCCAGGTGATATGGATCAATCAGTATCCAACAGTCGATTTCTATG GAATCACAAGAGCATCACCTTATGGGACTCGAGTAACCGACTAG
- the LOC124327478 gene encoding carboxypeptidase B-like isoform X2, with protein MSPLLATIIFTCVFAASHTAPQEPLQAWTEDVVSYSGFQLWSATPRNQEEREFLLKIRQDYELEVWKEARSHNSPVDLLVSPDFQTELKLRLADAEIPYEVTISDMQTAINNENPNVTDSGDEYENRKSHKMDWNSYHRIDDIYGYLNYLADSFPRLVQLVSIGSSFEGRPLYVVRISSSSSGTKPAIWIDGGIHAREWISPAVATYIIKQLVEEPSNERLLQNVDWYIMPVMNPDGYEYTHTSNRLWRKTRSSTGARCRGADPNRNFGYQWGGKGTSRDKCSEIYHGANAFSEPETRAVSNFISGKANQIKVYLTLHSYGQYVLIPWGYDVQYPIDYNDMKDLANKAASKFRRYKYTVGNSADLLYPAAGGSDDWAKSIGIKYSYTVELADTGNHGFVLPASFIRPVCEDFFPALEVFVDKVATLKV; from the exons atgtcCCCATTGTTGGCCACTATCATCTTCACTTGTGTCTTCGCCGCTAGTCACACGGCTCCGCAGGAGCCGCTGCAAGCCTGGACGGAAGATGTCGTTTCCTATTCCGGATTCCAGCTGTGGTCGGCCACGCCTCGCAACCAAGAAGAACGCGAATTCCTCTTGAAAATCCGACAGGACTACG AGTTGGAGGTATGGAAAGAGGCCCGATCGCACAATAGCCCCGTCGATTTGTTGGTTTCGCCCGATTTTCAGACGGAATTAAAATTGCGATTGGCAGACGCGGAAATCCCCTATGAGGTCACCATTAGCGACATGCAAACGGCAATCAACAACGAGAACCCCAATGTCACCGACAGCGGCGACGAGTACGAAAATCGAAAAA GCCATAAAATGGACTGGAACAGTTACCACCGGATTGACGATATCTACGGCTACTTAAATTACCTGGCGGACTCGTTCCCGCGACTCGTGCAACTAGTCAGTATCGGTAGCTCTTTCGAAGGTCGTCCGCTTTACGTTGTTCGCATATCCTCGTCTTCATCCGGAACCAAACCTGCCATCTGGATCGACGGAG GTATTCACGCTCGGGAGTGGATTTCGCCAGCTGTGGCTACTTATATCATTAAGCAGCTTGTGGAAGAACCTAGCAACGAGAGACTGTTGCAAAACGTTGATTGGTACATCATGCCCGTCATGAATCCTGACG GTTacgaatacacacacacgagcaATCGTCTATGGCGCAAAACCCGTTCTTCGACTGGAGCTCGCTGTCGTGGTGCTGATCCCAATCGCAACTTTGGTTACCAG TGGGGTGGTAAGGGTACAAGCCGAGATAAATGTTCCGAAATTTATCACGGAGCCAACGCCTTTTCGGAGCCGGAAACGCGGGCCGTTTCAAATTTCATCAGCGGCAAAGCCAAtcaaattaaa GTTTATCTCACCCTGCATAGCTACGGCCAATATGTCCTAATTCCTTGGGGTTATGATGTTCAATACCCAATCGATTACAACGACATGAAAGATCTTGCCAATAAAGCGGCTTCCAAATTCCGTCGCTACAAGTACACCGTTGGCAATTCAGCCGATCTTCTCTATCCAGCAGCAG GTGGCTCCGACGACTGGGCCAAGTCAATTGGAATCAAGTACAGCTACACGGTCGAATTGGCCGACACTGGAAATCATGGATTCGTTCTGCCCGCCTCCTTCATTCGGCCCGTCTGCGAAGACTTCTTCCCTGCGCTGGAAGTCTTTGTCGACAAAGTAGCCACCCTCAAAGTTTAA
- the LOC124327497 gene encoding uncharacterized protein LOC124327497 isoform X1 produces the protein MMTIPMQKRRLLSVLRIIYVVSSLSLLSLTAFVVYNAEIGQWKAVTGDNKTRDNSYFCVENILDQRSFGSNEKHLPAKRSRDGKKLTAIMPEAQCKLLDYTAEHVTSCLDILQSKISLNRNNNVAATTEKNKTTLHFVFIGDSRIRQQFLNFLMIIPEYDRTMQPNPIPPFHHGQISVNSSLLQLRVSFHWQPVINNDVVNMIRQWIDPPNFIFLSMAVHHMIADIDSVSILQLYQRDLKELSLVLSQIASVSQVIWINQYPTVDFYGEIYSHNTAIHSEKVHGYNKAARRIIENHKSITLWDSSNRLAEEYVRGCVIFSHRAGKAPAMCGDFICDQVKVREIAYRNCKDYIHTGYVALSQATQFLFNDICNKNFHNSYFVHTDARKKTLQF, from the exons ATGATGACGATCCCTATGCAGAAAAGGCGACTATTATCCGTGTTACGAATAATCTACGTTGTCTCGTCGCTCTCTTTGCTTTCGCTGACAGCTTTCGTTGTCTATAATGCGGAAATCGGACAGTGGAAAGCGGTGACTGGCGATAATAAGACCCGAG ACAATTCGTATTTCTGCGTGGAAAACATCCTTGATCAACGATCGTTTggttcaaatgaaaaacatttaCCCGCCAAAAGATCTCGCGACGGTAAGAAGTTAACGGCAATAATGCCCGAAGCGCAGTGCAAGTTATTGGATTACACCGCTGAACATGTAACGTCCTGCCTCGATATTCTCCAGTCTAAAATCAGcttaaatagaaataataatgttGCCGCAACTACGGAAAAGAATAAGACGACGttgcattttgttttcattggtGATTCAAGAATCCGACAGCAGTTTCTCAACTTTCTCATG ATCATTCCGGAATACGACAGGACAATGCAGCCGAATCCCATTCCGCCTTTTCACCACGGCCAAATCAGTGTTAATAGTAGCCTCCTTCAATTGCGAGTTTCGTTTCACTGGCAGCCCGTCATCAACAACGACGTCGTGAACATGATTCGCCAATGGATCGATCCACCCAATTTTATCTTTCTAa GTATGGCAGTTCATCACATGATAGCAGATATCGATTCCGTCAGCATCTTGCAATTGTACCAGCGTGATCTTAAAGAACTGAGTCTTGTTCTCTCTCAAATCGCCAGCGTCAGCCAGGTGATATGGATCAATCAGTATCCAACAGTCGATTTCTATGGTGAGATTTACAGCCACAACACGGCCATTCATTCCGAGAAGGTCCATGGCTACAACAAAGCTGCTCGACGCATAATTGA GAATCACAAGAGCATCACCTTATGGGACTCGAGTAACCGACTAGCCGAAGAATATGTTCGTGGCTGCGTGATTTTCAGTCATCGCGCAGGTAAAGCTCCGGCTATGTGTGGAGATTTCATTTGCGATCAGGTCAAAGTTCGCGAAATCGCGTACAGAAATTGCAAGGACTATATCCACACGGGTTACGTAGCTCTTTCACAAGCtactcaatttttatttaatgacaTTTGCAATAAGAATTTTCACAATTCCTATTTTGTACATACCGatgccagaaaaaaaacattacaatTTTGA
- the LOC124320926 gene encoding alpha-(1,3)-fucosyltransferase C-like, with amino-acid sequence MKRILFWNEYFQSKNYEFGLGHEPFVKAGCQFSNCVTTDDRKLLNVSDAVLFHAMDFDELDFPSLVIRRSDQRFIFYNYETCVGEKDMPVFVWTKDFFNWTMTYRRDSDIYDPHPYGSIRRRSDVLRPSLVMPRALHPEMTPAYPAALIQPWNKSRSLVTKKTKMVAWFVSHCHTDGLREEYFGQLGKYVGIDVYGRCGKLNCLPSRSSKCDQLLDSYKFYVAAENAICTDYVTEKFYRALSSDIVPIVYGGVDYSSYAPPLSYIDVSDFKSPKDLADYLKLLDENDGLYLKYFDWKKDYEVVSRPVTGWCELCEKLNDPHQRPKVYKDISDWWFQNDMACVSGGNFLSGSLGVDLHQRPLKSI; translated from the coding sequence ATGAAGCGGATATTATTCTGGAATGAATATTTCCAGTCGAAGAATTACGAATTCGGATTGGGACACGAGCCTTTCGTCAAGGCTGGCTGCCAGTTTAGCAACTGCGTGACAACAGACGATCGAAAACTTTTAAATGTTAGTGACGCAGTTCTTTTTCACGCCATGGATTTCGACGAATTAGATTTCCCCAGTTTAGTCATCCGCCGTTCGGATCAGCGCTTCATCTTCTACAATTACGAGACGTGCGTCGGAGAAAAAGACATGCCCGTTTTCGTTTGGACCAAGGACTTTTTCAACTGGACTATGACTTACCGGCGTGACTCGGACATTTATGATCCACATCCGTACGGATCAATCCGGAGGCGAAGTGACGTTCTTCGGCCATCGCTCGTTATGCCAAGAGCTCTACACCCGGAAATGACACCCGCTTATCCGGCCGCTTTGATTCAACCGTGGAACAAGTCGCGGTCGTTAGTGactaaaaaaaccaaaatggtcGCCTGGTTTGTCTCCCACTGCCACACTGACGGCCTCAGAGAAGAATATTTTGGCCAACTTGGCAAATATGTTGGGATTGACGTTTACGGCCGGTGTGGCAAGTTGAATTGTTTGCCGTCGAGGAGTTCAAAGTGCGATCAGCTGCTAGACAGCTACAAGTTTTACGTGGCAGCCGAGAACGCCATCTGCACCGACTACGTCACAGAGAAATTCTACCGGGCATTGTCATCCGACATTGTGCCCATCGTCTACGGTGGTGTCGATTACTCCTCGTACGCTCCACCTTTATCTTATATTGACGTCAGCGATTTCAAATCTCCCAAAGATTTAGCCGATTATTTAAAGTTGTTGGACGAAAACGACGGCCTctacttgaaatattttgactGGAAAAAAGATTACGAAGTAGTCAGTCGGCCTGTGACGGGTTGGTGCGAACTTTGCGAGAAGCTCAACGATCCTCACCAGAGACCAAAAGTGTACAAAGACATTAGCGATTGGTGGTTTCAAAACGATATGGCTTGTGTTTCCGGGGGTAATTTCCTTTCAGGCTCTCTTGGCGTTGATCTTCACCAACGTccattgaagtcaatttaa
- the LOC124327478 gene encoding carboxypeptidase B-like isoform X1 produces MSPLLATIIFTCVFAASHTAPQEPLQAWTEDVVSYSGFQLWSATPRNQEEREFLLKIRQDYELEVWKEARSHNSPVDLLVSPDFQTELKLRLADAEIPYEVTISDMQTAINNENPNVTDSGDEYENRKMAGRFKRYLAAFISFFPGHKMDWNSYHRIDDIYGYLNYLADSFPRLVQLVSIGSSFEGRPLYVVRISSSSSGTKPAIWIDGGIHAREWISPAVATYIIKQLVEEPSNERLLQNVDWYIMPVMNPDGYEYTHTSNRLWRKTRSSTGARCRGADPNRNFGYQWGGKGTSRDKCSEIYHGANAFSEPETRAVSNFISGKANQIKVYLTLHSYGQYVLIPWGYDVQYPIDYNDMKDLANKAASKFRRYKYTVGNSADLLYPAAGGSDDWAKSIGIKYSYTVELADTGNHGFVLPASFIRPVCEDFFPALEVFVDKVATLKV; encoded by the exons atgtcCCCATTGTTGGCCACTATCATCTTCACTTGTGTCTTCGCCGCTAGTCACACGGCTCCGCAGGAGCCGCTGCAAGCCTGGACGGAAGATGTCGTTTCCTATTCCGGATTCCAGCTGTGGTCGGCCACGCCTCGCAACCAAGAAGAACGCGAATTCCTCTTGAAAATCCGACAGGACTACG AGTTGGAGGTATGGAAAGAGGCCCGATCGCACAATAGCCCCGTCGATTTGTTGGTTTCGCCCGATTTTCAGACGGAATTAAAATTGCGATTGGCAGACGCGGAAATCCCCTATGAGGTCACCATTAGCGACATGCAAACGGCAATCAACAACGAGAACCCCAATGTCACCGACAGCGGCGACGAGTACGAAAATCGAAAAA TGGCGGGTCGATTTAAGCGGTATTTGGCTGCCTTTATCTCCTTCTTTCCCG GCCATAAAATGGACTGGAACAGTTACCACCGGATTGACGATATCTACGGCTACTTAAATTACCTGGCGGACTCGTTCCCGCGACTCGTGCAACTAGTCAGTATCGGTAGCTCTTTCGAAGGTCGTCCGCTTTACGTTGTTCGCATATCCTCGTCTTCATCCGGAACCAAACCTGCCATCTGGATCGACGGAG GTATTCACGCTCGGGAGTGGATTTCGCCAGCTGTGGCTACTTATATCATTAAGCAGCTTGTGGAAGAACCTAGCAACGAGAGACTGTTGCAAAACGTTGATTGGTACATCATGCCCGTCATGAATCCTGACG GTTacgaatacacacacacgagcaATCGTCTATGGCGCAAAACCCGTTCTTCGACTGGAGCTCGCTGTCGTGGTGCTGATCCCAATCGCAACTTTGGTTACCAG TGGGGTGGTAAGGGTACAAGCCGAGATAAATGTTCCGAAATTTATCACGGAGCCAACGCCTTTTCGGAGCCGGAAACGCGGGCCGTTTCAAATTTCATCAGCGGCAAAGCCAAtcaaattaaa GTTTATCTCACCCTGCATAGCTACGGCCAATATGTCCTAATTCCTTGGGGTTATGATGTTCAATACCCAATCGATTACAACGACATGAAAGATCTTGCCAATAAAGCGGCTTCCAAATTCCGTCGCTACAAGTACACCGTTGGCAATTCAGCCGATCTTCTCTATCCAGCAGCAG GTGGCTCCGACGACTGGGCCAAGTCAATTGGAATCAAGTACAGCTACACGGTCGAATTGGCCGACACTGGAAATCATGGATTCGTTCTGCCCGCCTCCTTCATTCGGCCCGTCTGCGAAGACTTCTTCCCTGCGCTGGAAGTCTTTGTCGACAAAGTAGCCACCCTCAAAGTTTAA